The genomic DNA TCTTTCGCGACATCGCAATGGAGGAAGTAGTTCTCCTCGTGAAGACACTGGCCAGACAGGGATCAGATAACGATGACATCTGTTCCACTGACAATCTCCGGTTTGGTCAAGTAGAGATAAAACAGCTGGATGATGAGAAGGAAGATCATGCACACCAGAGGAAACTGACGCTTGCCGACATCCCGATGGAAGAACTCGGCAAGTTCATGGAAATCTACGATGAAGTCCGCTCGGGCAATAAGTTCAGCGTATCAGGGATTTCCGATATCGTTAAATGCTTTATTGACTCGTTCAGGCAGGTAGGATCCCCCCTGCTTGCTTTGGCGCCACTGCGTGCCATGGACGAGTATACCTACACCCATTCGACCAACGTCTGTGTCCTTAACCTGGCACAAGCGATGTCTCTCGGCATAGATGGACCGATGCTGAATGAAGTCGGCATTGCTGCAATGCTCCACGACATCGGAAAGCTTTATGTCCCTGAAGAGGTTCTTTCCAAGCCGGGCAAGCTCGATGATGCCGAATGGGACCTGATAAAGCAACATCCGACCAAAGGCGCTCAGAGGCTGCTGGACACACCAGGCGTACCCAGACTTGCGGTGGTTACCGCATATGAGCACCATCTTAAATATAACCTGACAGGGTATCCGAGGGTCGCTGAAAACTGGCAGCAGAATCTCTGCAGCCATATGACCACCATCTCTGATGTATTCGACGCGTTAAGGACCAAGCGGGCCTACCGTGACGCCATGAGTTTTGCAAAGATATCAGGCATCATGCTCGAATTGGCCGGAACAGACCTGCACCCGGTACTTACCAAGAACTTTCTCCGGATAATAGGCAATCTCCCTGAACAGCCGCCAGTAGCGGGCCAGGAGCAGGAACACCCTGTTCTTGCGGAAAAGGGCACGCCATGATCAAGCGGGTATTGCCAAAGCCTTTTCAATATTTCGGCAATGTGCGATTTTTTCTTTTCAGCCTCTGCCTGATCATCTCGCTGTTTGT from Geoanaerobacter pelophilus includes the following:
- a CDS encoding HD-GYP domain-containing protein, which produces MINDRLTHLHTFIRLISTAVSTSLLYSLDHQQVTRLCSTAVEQLKATLGDEPEVALMLIDDDLVAWDRPLLPSMYVNRFSQILKNRGIGHVRIFRDIAMEEVVLLVKTLARQGSDNDDICSTDNLRFGQVEIKQLDDEKEDHAHQRKLTLADIPMEELGKFMEIYDEVRSGNKFSVSGISDIVKCFIDSFRQVGSPLLALAPLRAMDEYTYTHSTNVCVLNLAQAMSLGIDGPMLNEVGIAAMLHDIGKLYVPEEVLSKPGKLDDAEWDLIKQHPTKGAQRLLDTPGVPRLAVVTAYEHHLKYNLTGYPRVAENWQQNLCSHMTTISDVFDALRTKRAYRDAMSFAKISGIMLELAGTDLHPVLTKNFLRIIGNLPEQPPVAGQEQEHPVLAEKGTP